In Roseisolibacter agri, one genomic interval encodes:
- a CDS encoding bifunctional serine/threonine-protein kinase/formylglycine-generating enzyme family protein — protein sequence MTDEAERLYEHARALPREARAAFLDASCRDDPHLRDELASLLEHAAAAEEFFARFGRAAGGSPSALRIEDSRASASAPDPLVGRAVGRYRILSRIGRGGMGTVYRAHDTRLARDVALKFLPPHLGAQLDARERLLVEARAAAALEHANVCVVHEIGETDDARPFIAMALYEGETLKQRLARGRLTVDEATDVAVQIARGLAAAHARGIVHRDVKPGNVMLTPEGTVRLLDFGLAKVTDVSLTRPGATPGTIAYMSPEQARGDAVDQRTDLWSLGVVLHEMLTGARPFRGGSDAALLHAILHAPPEPIAARRPETPERLVRVVERLLRKDPRERYGSAAELLADLAGRPSRAVGRRVRIAALVVALLAAVVGATAYWYAGRDADARWLVDDALPRIERYLDVADFESAYALAKEIERRTPQRHELAELWPRMSWRVTLTSEPEGARVFRQSYGVATDEWEALGRTPLRGIRVPYGLSRLRLELDGHRPILRALGGAHLNWEELKAVDADMLLVGPETYRLDTEETLPPDMVRVPRQQVVVGGDVLEVRDFLLGRYEVTNAEYRRFVQAGGYARPELWDPVVVRGRPVTWEAARRRFVDRTGRPGPSTWEAGDFPDGRDAYPVSGVSWYEAAAYARFVGRELPTAHHWQAALANSMFPWLLPASNFSGQGPRPVTTSRAMTHVGAFDMTGNVREWTRSRIGAERIILGGSWNDPYYIAGTSDASALPEDRSPTNGFRLAITHDAPAVAARLRAPIRARTTVSVDAKGQPVSDAVFAAYGRLFDYRRGPLNASVERIDRTRLWTRERVRFDAGYGGERMLLHLYLPTTGAPPYQTVVYWPGWDTFALDDVDLYFAKQLDFIVKSGRAVAFPIYEGIFDRKVGDVRRRPDFDTAEYRDNAIDAVKDLRRSIDYLDTRSDVDARRIAFFGYSWGGVNGPLALAHEPRLRTAVIEVALLPPMSAIPEVDPINALPRVRQPTLVLSGEFDPMVPVANARRYFALIGARAADKRHVLAIGGHFIPRDLLIRETLDWLDAHLGRTGR from the coding sequence GTGACCGACGAGGCGGAGCGGCTGTACGAGCACGCCCGGGCGCTGCCGCGCGAGGCCCGCGCCGCGTTCCTCGACGCGTCGTGCCGCGACGATCCGCACCTGCGCGACGAGCTCGCGTCGCTCCTGGAGCACGCCGCCGCCGCGGAGGAGTTCTTCGCGCGCTTCGGCCGTGCCGCCGGCGGGTCTCCGAGCGCGCTCCGCATCGAGGACTCGCGCGCGTCCGCGTCGGCGCCGGACCCGCTGGTGGGGCGCGCCGTCGGCCGCTACCGGATCCTGTCGCGCATCGGCCGCGGCGGGATGGGGACGGTCTACCGCGCCCACGACACGCGTCTGGCGCGCGACGTCGCGCTCAAGTTCCTGCCGCCGCACCTGGGCGCGCAGCTCGACGCGCGGGAGCGGCTTCTCGTGGAGGCGCGGGCCGCGGCGGCGCTGGAGCACGCCAACGTCTGCGTCGTGCACGAGATCGGGGAGACCGACGACGCCCGGCCCTTCATCGCCATGGCGCTGTACGAGGGCGAGACGCTCAAGCAGCGGCTCGCGCGGGGGAGGCTCACGGTCGACGAGGCGACGGACGTCGCCGTCCAGATCGCGCGCGGGCTCGCGGCCGCGCACGCGCGCGGCATCGTCCACCGCGACGTGAAGCCGGGCAACGTCATGCTCACGCCCGAGGGCACGGTCAGGCTGCTCGACTTCGGGCTCGCCAAGGTCACGGACGTGTCGCTCACCCGTCCCGGTGCGACGCCGGGCACGATCGCCTACATGTCGCCGGAGCAGGCGCGAGGCGACGCGGTCGACCAGCGCACGGACCTCTGGTCGCTGGGCGTGGTGCTGCACGAGATGCTCACCGGCGCGCGGCCCTTCCGCGGCGGGAGCGACGCGGCGCTCCTCCACGCGATCCTGCACGCCCCGCCGGAGCCGATCGCGGCGCGACGGCCGGAGACGCCAGAGCGATTGGTCCGCGTCGTGGAGCGGCTCCTGCGCAAGGACCCACGCGAGCGATACGGAAGCGCGGCCGAGCTGCTCGCCGACCTGGCGGGTCGTCCTTCGCGCGCCGTCGGACGCCGCGTGCGCATCGCGGCGCTCGTGGTCGCGCTGCTCGCCGCCGTCGTCGGCGCGACGGCGTACTGGTACGCCGGGCGCGACGCCGACGCGCGATGGCTCGTCGACGACGCGCTCCCGCGCATCGAGCGGTACCTCGACGTCGCGGACTTCGAGTCGGCGTACGCCCTCGCGAAGGAGATCGAGCGGCGCACGCCCCAGCGCCACGAGCTCGCCGAGCTGTGGCCGCGCATGTCGTGGCGCGTGACCCTCACGTCCGAGCCCGAGGGCGCGCGGGTCTTCCGTCAGTCGTACGGCGTCGCGACGGACGAGTGGGAAGCGCTCGGCCGCACGCCGTTGCGGGGCATCCGCGTGCCGTACGGGCTGTCGCGGCTGCGGCTCGAGCTGGACGGGCATCGACCGATCCTGCGCGCGCTGGGCGGCGCGCACCTCAACTGGGAGGAGCTGAAGGCGGTCGATGCCGACATGCTGCTCGTCGGCCCGGAGACGTACCGTCTCGACACCGAGGAGACCCTGCCCCCCGACATGGTGCGCGTGCCCCGGCAGCAGGTCGTGGTGGGCGGCGACGTGCTCGAGGTGCGCGACTTCCTGCTCGGCCGCTACGAGGTCACCAACGCCGAGTACCGACGCTTCGTGCAGGCGGGCGGGTATGCGCGCCCGGAGCTCTGGGACCCGGTCGTGGTGCGGGGCCGGCCGGTGACGTGGGAGGCGGCGAGGCGCCGGTTCGTGGATCGCACGGGACGGCCGGGACCGAGCACGTGGGAAGCCGGCGACTTCCCCGACGGACGGGACGCGTATCCGGTGTCCGGCGTGAGCTGGTACGAGGCGGCGGCCTACGCGCGGTTCGTCGGCCGGGAGCTGCCGACGGCGCACCACTGGCAGGCGGCGCTGGCGAACTCGATGTTCCCCTGGCTGCTGCCCGCCAGCAACTTCAGCGGCCAGGGGCCGCGGCCGGTCACGACGAGCCGCGCGATGACGCACGTCGGCGCGTTCGACATGACGGGCAACGTCCGCGAGTGGACGCGGAGCCGGATCGGCGCCGAGCGGATCATCCTCGGCGGGAGCTGGAACGATCCGTACTACATCGCCGGCACGAGCGACGCGTCGGCCCTGCCGGAGGACCGGTCCCCGACCAACGGCTTCCGACTGGCCATCACGCACGACGCACCCGCGGTCGCCGCACGGCTGCGCGCACCGATCCGGGCGCGCACCACGGTGTCGGTCGATGCGAAGGGGCAGCCCGTGTCGGACGCGGTCTTCGCCGCGTACGGGCGCCTCTTCGACTACCGGCGCGGTCCGCTGAACGCGTCGGTGGAGCGGATCGACCGCACCCGGCTCTGGACCCGCGAGCGCGTGCGGTTCGATGCGGGCTACGGCGGCGAGCGCATGCTCCTCCACCTGTATCTCCCGACGACGGGCGCGCCGCCCTATCAGACCGTCGTCTACTGGCCCGGCTGGGACACCTTCGCGCTGGACGACGTCGATCTGTACTTCGCCAAGCAGCTCGACTTCATCGTGAAGAGCGGCCGGGCCGTTGCGTTCCCGATCTACGAGGGCATCTTCGACCGCAAGGTCGGCGACGTCCGGCGGCGACCGGACTTCGACACGGCCGAGTACCGGGACAACGCCATCGATGCGGTCAAGGACCTGCGCCGGTCCATCGACTACCTGGACACGCGATCCGACGTCGATGCGCGCAGGATCGCGTTCTTCGGGTACAGCTGGGGCGGCGTGAACGGCCCGCTCGCGCTGGCGCACGAGCCGCGGCTCCGCACCGCGGTGATCGAGGTCGCGCTCCTGCCGCCGATGTCGGCGATCCCGGAGGTCGATCCGATCAACGCGCTCCCGCGCGTGCGCCAGCCGACGCTGGTGCTGAGCGGGGAGTTCGATCCGATGGTGCCGGTCGCCAACGCGCGGCGGTACTTCGCGCTGATCGGCGCCCGCGCGGCCGACAAGCGCCACGTGCTCGCGATCGGCGGGCACTTCATCCCCCGCGACCTGCTGATTCGCGAGACGCTGGACTGGCTCGACGCGCACCTCGGACGCACCGGGCGGTGA
- a CDS encoding efflux RND transporter periplasmic adaptor subunit: MRRRMLWAVVIGAVVVAGAAAAVLARRDQRSGAAPATTRDGSMADMPGMEGMAMGGGGTVRLTAGQLRQFGVTFGTVEERELTAAVRTSGMVTVDERRVATVAPRFGGYVERLLVETTGQAVRRGQPLATVYSPEVLAAAEELLVARRLAGTLSADGPGVPAAPSDLVAAARRRLTLMGVSGAEIDAVLRSGRASPTVTLRAPASGVVLEKRVTEGQAIGAGEPLYTLADLSVVWVEAELREGDAVAARVGTAADVELPGEPGRSLKGRITFLAPTADATSRTVRARVEVANADGRLRPGAYATVRLTTPTRRALTVPATAVVRTGERAIVFVDMGGGELMPHDVTTGRVSGEYVEVLSGVDRGHRVVTSAQYLLESESNLADVMRAMMGQTGSAEMGGMPGMEDMPGMDAKGAHTKGMPSAAAPAPRR; this comes from the coding sequence ATGAGGCGTCGGATGCTGTGGGCCGTCGTCATCGGTGCGGTCGTCGTCGCGGGCGCGGCCGCCGCGGTGCTCGCGCGCCGCGATCAGCGAAGCGGCGCCGCGCCCGCGACGACGCGTGACGGCAGCATGGCCGACATGCCGGGGATGGAGGGCATGGCGATGGGCGGCGGCGGGACGGTGCGGCTCACCGCCGGCCAGCTGCGGCAGTTCGGCGTCACGTTCGGCACCGTCGAGGAGCGCGAGCTCACCGCGGCCGTGCGCACGAGCGGCATGGTGACCGTCGATGAGCGGCGCGTCGCGACGGTCGCGCCGCGCTTTGGTGGCTACGTCGAGCGCCTGCTCGTGGAGACCACCGGCCAGGCCGTGCGCCGCGGGCAGCCGCTCGCGACGGTGTACTCGCCCGAGGTGCTGGCGGCCGCGGAGGAGCTGCTGGTCGCGCGGCGACTCGCGGGGACGCTGAGCGCGGACGGGCCGGGCGTGCCCGCGGCGCCATCGGATCTCGTCGCGGCCGCGCGGCGCCGTCTGACGCTGATGGGCGTCAGCGGCGCCGAGATCGACGCGGTGCTGCGGAGCGGCCGTGCGTCGCCGACGGTGACGCTGCGCGCGCCGGCGTCGGGCGTCGTGCTCGAGAAGCGCGTGACGGAGGGCCAGGCGATCGGTGCGGGCGAGCCGCTCTACACGCTCGCGGACCTCTCGGTCGTTTGGGTCGAGGCGGAGCTGCGCGAGGGCGACGCGGTGGCCGCGCGCGTCGGCACCGCCGCGGACGTGGAGCTGCCCGGCGAGCCGGGGCGGTCGCTCAAGGGGCGGATCACCTTCCTCGCGCCGACCGCCGACGCGACCTCGCGCACCGTCCGCGCGCGCGTCGAGGTGGCGAACGCCGACGGGCGGCTGCGGCCGGGCGCGTACGCCACGGTGCGACTGACGACGCCGACGCGCCGCGCGCTGACGGTGCCGGCGACCGCCGTCGTCCGCACGGGCGAGCGCGCGATCGTCTTCGTCGACATGGGCGGCGGGGAGCTGATGCCGCATGACGTCACGACGGGCCGCGTGTCCGGCGAGTACGTCGAGGTGCTGTCCGGCGTCGATCGCGGGCACCGCGTCGTCACGTCGGCGCAGTACCTCCTCGAGTCGGAGTCGAACCTCGCCGACGTGATGCGCGCGATGATGGGGCAGACGGGCAGCGCGGAGATGGGCGGCATGCCCGGCATGGAGGACATGCCCGGGATGGACGCGAAGGGCGCGCACACGAAGGGGATGCCCAGCGCGGCCGCGCCCGCGCCGCGGAGGTGA
- a CDS encoding CusA/CzcA family heavy metal efflux RND transporter, which translates to MLRGVIAWSVRHARLVLAVTAVLTVAGAWAALRTPVDAIPDLSDVQVVVMTEWPGQAPALVEDQVTYPLSTELLKVPRTKVVRGMSQFGLSAVYVVFEDGTDLYWARSRVLEYLNAARERLPDGAMPMMGPDATGVGWVMQYILADTTGRLSLADLRALQDFTVKPALTAVPGVAEIASLGGFEKQYQIEVDPTRLLAYGLSMSRIVAAVQASNADVGGRVLEMGGTEYVVRGRGRFASLDDLRAVALATGPAGVPVTVGDVATVQLGPELRRGIADLNGRGEVVTGFVVMRYGGNPRDVIDGVKTRMATLESALPRGVTFVAGYDRSSLIDRAVANLREKLVEESLIVAAVTVLFLLHVRSALVAIVTLPVGILIAFLAMRALGLSANIMSLGGIAIAIGAMIDAAVVMVENYHKHLERRGHTGAPSAEERWRLVRDASGEVGPSLFVSLLLITVSFLPIFALEAQEGRLFHPLAWTKTLAMAAAALLSVTLVPVLMGLLIRGGVKPEAANPVNRALVRAYRPVIALVLRHRWATVGVAAALLALTIVPWMRLGSEFMPPLDEGSVMDMPSLAPGVGVEQAKAILRQRDGALAAIPEVAMVLGKVGRAETATDMAPMSMIESTVLLKPQSAWRAGVTRDSLLAEIDRRVRTPGVANMWSMPIRNRLDMLATGIKTPVGIKVFGPDPATLDRVAQEIERVLPRVPGTAAVFAERTVGGRYLDVVVGREAAARHGLTTGEVQTALAAAVGGAPAGQVLEGRERYSVLVRYPRALRGDPEAVRGVLVSTPSGAQVPLAQLARVDVVRGATLIKSEDAQLNDVVYVDVRDRDVGGYVDEARALLARELRLPPGYRLEWSGQFEAMERAERRLKLVVPATLAVIFLLLYASFRSAAESALVMLSLPFALVGGVWLLWLLGYNQSVATAVGFVALAGVAAETGVIMLLYLDHAYRDREAAGELRTREDVDAAVAHGAVERVRPKMMTVTAIMAGLLPILWSAGAGADVMKRIAAPMVGGMVTSTVLTLVVIPAVYSLWKERALRRASVAPSAS; encoded by the coding sequence ATCCTCCGCGGCGTGATCGCGTGGTCGGTGCGGCACGCGCGTCTCGTGCTTGCCGTGACCGCGGTGCTCACGGTCGCGGGCGCGTGGGCGGCGCTGCGCACGCCCGTGGACGCGATCCCCGACCTCTCCGACGTGCAGGTCGTCGTGATGACCGAGTGGCCGGGGCAGGCGCCGGCGCTGGTCGAGGACCAGGTCACGTATCCGCTCTCGACCGAGCTGCTGAAGGTGCCGCGCACGAAGGTGGTGCGCGGGATGAGCCAGTTCGGCCTCTCCGCCGTGTACGTGGTGTTCGAGGACGGCACGGACCTCTACTGGGCGCGCTCGCGCGTGCTCGAGTACCTGAACGCGGCGCGCGAGCGGCTCCCCGACGGCGCGATGCCGATGATGGGGCCTGACGCGACCGGCGTCGGCTGGGTGATGCAGTACATCCTCGCCGACACGACGGGGCGACTGAGCCTCGCCGACCTGCGCGCGCTGCAGGACTTCACCGTGAAGCCCGCGCTCACCGCGGTGCCGGGCGTGGCCGAGATCGCGTCGCTCGGCGGCTTCGAGAAGCAGTACCAGATCGAGGTCGATCCGACGCGGCTGCTGGCGTACGGTCTGTCGATGTCGCGTATCGTCGCGGCGGTGCAGGCGTCCAACGCGGACGTCGGCGGGCGCGTGCTCGAGATGGGCGGCACGGAGTACGTGGTGCGCGGCCGCGGGCGCTTCGCGTCGCTCGACGACCTGCGCGCCGTGGCGCTCGCGACCGGGCCCGCCGGCGTGCCGGTGACGGTCGGCGACGTGGCGACCGTGCAGCTCGGGCCGGAGCTGCGGCGCGGCATCGCGGACCTGAACGGGCGCGGCGAGGTCGTGACGGGCTTCGTCGTCATGCGCTACGGCGGGAACCCGCGCGACGTGATCGACGGCGTGAAGACACGCATGGCGACGCTGGAGTCGGCGCTGCCGCGCGGCGTGACGTTCGTGGCGGGCTACGACCGCTCGAGCCTCATCGACCGCGCAGTCGCGAACCTGCGCGAGAAGCTGGTCGAGGAGTCGCTGATCGTCGCCGCGGTGACGGTGCTCTTCCTGCTGCACGTGCGCAGCGCGCTGGTCGCGATCGTCACGCTGCCGGTGGGCATCCTCATCGCGTTCCTCGCGATGCGCGCGCTCGGCCTGTCGGCGAACATCATGAGCCTGGGCGGGATCGCGATCGCCATCGGCGCGATGATCGACGCGGCCGTGGTGATGGTCGAGAACTACCACAAGCACCTGGAGCGCCGCGGGCACACGGGCGCGCCTTCCGCAGAGGAGCGCTGGCGGCTCGTGCGCGACGCCTCCGGCGAGGTGGGGCCGTCGCTCTTCGTCTCGCTGCTGCTGATCACGGTGTCGTTCCTCCCCATCTTCGCGCTCGAGGCGCAGGAGGGGCGGCTCTTCCATCCGCTCGCGTGGACGAAGACGCTGGCGATGGCCGCGGCCGCGCTCCTCTCGGTGACGCTCGTGCCGGTGCTCATGGGGCTCCTCATCCGCGGCGGCGTGAAGCCCGAGGCCGCGAACCCCGTGAACCGCGCGCTGGTCCGCGCGTACCGGCCCGTGATCGCGCTCGTGCTGCGGCACCGCTGGGCGACCGTCGGTGTCGCCGCGGCGCTGCTCGCGCTGACGATCGTGCCGTGGATGCGGCTCGGCTCCGAGTTCATGCCGCCGCTGGACGAGGGGAGCGTGATGGACATGCCGTCGCTCGCGCCGGGCGTGGGCGTGGAGCAGGCGAAGGCGATCCTGCGCCAGCGCGACGGCGCGCTCGCCGCGATCCCCGAGGTCGCGATGGTGCTCGGCAAGGTCGGACGCGCCGAGACGGCGACGGACATGGCGCCGATGTCGATGATCGAGTCGACCGTGCTCCTGAAGCCGCAGTCGGCATGGCGCGCGGGCGTCACGCGCGACTCGCTGCTGGCGGAGATCGACCGCCGCGTGAGGACGCCCGGCGTCGCGAACATGTGGTCGATGCCGATCCGGAACCGACTCGACATGCTCGCGACGGGGATCAAGACGCCGGTCGGCATCAAGGTGTTCGGGCCCGACCCCGCGACGCTCGACCGGGTGGCGCAGGAGATCGAGCGCGTGCTCCCGCGCGTGCCCGGAACGGCCGCCGTGTTCGCCGAGCGGACCGTGGGCGGCCGGTACCTGGACGTGGTGGTCGGCCGCGAGGCGGCGGCGCGCCATGGCCTCACGACGGGCGAGGTGCAGACCGCGCTCGCCGCGGCCGTCGGCGGCGCCCCGGCCGGGCAGGTGCTCGAGGGGCGCGAGCGCTACTCGGTGCTCGTGCGCTATCCGCGTGCGCTGCGCGGCGACCCGGAGGCCGTGCGCGGCGTGCTCGTGTCCACGCCGTCCGGCGCGCAGGTGCCGCTCGCGCAGCTGGCGCGCGTCGACGTGGTGCGCGGCGCGACGCTCATCAAGTCCGAGGACGCCCAGCTGAACGACGTCGTCTACGTGGACGTGCGCGATCGCGACGTGGGCGGCTACGTGGACGAGGCGCGCGCGCTGCTCGCGCGCGAGCTGCGCCTGCCGCCGGGCTACCGCCTGGAGTGGTCGGGGCAGTTCGAGGCGATGGAGCGCGCGGAGCGCCGGCTGAAGCTCGTCGTGCCGGCGACGCTCGCGGTGATCTTCCTGCTGCTCTACGCGAGCTTCCGCAGCGCGGCCGAGAGCGCGCTGGTGATGCTGTCGCTCCCGTTCGCGCTGGTGGGCGGCGTGTGGCTCCTCTGGCTGCTCGGCTACAACCAGAGCGTGGCGACCGCCGTCGGCTTCGTGGCGCTCGCAGGCGTGGCGGCGGAGACCGGCGTCATCATGCTGCTCTACCTGGACCACGCCTACCGCGACCGGGAGGCGGCGGGGGAGCTGCGCACGCGCGAGGACGTGGACGCGGCCGTCGCGCACGGCGCGGTCGAGCGCGTGCGGCCGAAGATGATGACCGTGACGGCGATCATGGCGGGCCTGCTGCCCATCCTCTGGTCGGCCGGCGCGGGCGCGGACGTGATGAAGCGCATCGCGGCGCCGATGGTCGGCGGCATGGTCACGAGCACCGTGCTCACGCTGGTCGTCATTCCCGCGGTGTACTCGCTGTGGAAGGAGCGTGCGCTCCGCCGCGCGTCCGTGGCGCCGAGCGCATCCTGA
- a CDS encoding ECF-type sigma factor, with product MTAPRPGSAREPTPRQPAIARLLEEVGAGDRAAFDALVPLVYDELRVLARRQRRRWRGDETLDTTALIHEAYLRLVDQPGPGWTSHPHFLAVASRAMRHVLLDYAKRRRAAKRGGARRQVPLDVVDERSLAGGASAEMHAEALIAVEEALCRLERHDPLHARVVECRFYGGLTIEDTADSLGISAATVKRRWAMAQAWLYRDLTCTREGGERA from the coding sequence ATGACCGCACCCCGGCCCGGATCCGCGCGCGAGCCCACGCCGCGCCAGCCCGCCATCGCCCGCCTGCTCGAGGAGGTCGGCGCCGGGGACCGCGCGGCGTTCGACGCGCTGGTCCCGCTCGTCTACGACGAGCTGCGCGTGCTCGCGCGCCGGCAGCGGCGCCGCTGGCGCGGGGACGAGACGCTCGACACCACCGCACTGATCCACGAGGCGTATCTGCGGCTGGTGGACCAGCCGGGACCGGGCTGGACGAGCCATCCGCACTTCCTCGCCGTCGCCTCGCGCGCGATGCGGCACGTCCTCCTCGACTACGCGAAGCGCAGGCGCGCCGCGAAGCGCGGAGGGGCGCGCCGGCAGGTCCCGCTCGACGTGGTGGACGAGCGGTCGCTGGCGGGCGGCGCGTCGGCGGAGATGCACGCCGAGGCGCTCATCGCGGTCGAGGAGGCGCTCTGCCGGCTCGAGCGGCACGACCCGCTGCACGCGCGCGTGGTCGAGTGCCGCTTCTACGGCGGGCTGACCATCGAGGACACCGCCGACTCGCTCGGGATCTCGGCGGCCACCGTCAAGCGCCGCTGGGCGATGGCGCAGGCGTGGCTGTACCGCGACCTGACGTGCACGCGCGAAGGAGGCGAGCGGGCGTGA
- a CDS encoding TolC family protein, whose product MQLARSGAGVRARACAAAAALLLPATSAGAQRSADALDSLVSAALAASPLVRAAAARVDAAAARVGPAGARPDPMLMAGVQNLPLSAPGFADEMTMAMVGVGQTVTLPGKRALRRTAAEREVDAARAEVARVRLDVARDVRTAYLDLAYLDRALTLVARNRTLLVEQVRVAESRYGSGADLALAPTTSMASRAAPLAMPTTGAPMAAARAATPRVSASASAPAMGGMGSMGAGGGDGTPMLPAAMPAVNAAPAVMGGAMRAPMPGGALQEILRARAEVARLAEDAAALVEERRAVLARLNAALDRPSATPVDATVVPARIVRAAVAPSAREVRFTSAALGARAAGSPLPSVETLQALATERSPILRTHEALIAAQRARVELARRERRPDLDVALQYGVRPRHPDMITATVSVPIPVQRRRVQDQLVAGARAELTALEAEHHQQLAVHGAEIARLHAEAERARTQLALLSSAAMPQAQASLAASLAAYRAGQAGLAAVLDAHAAVFDQETAYQRALTDFARAVAELERSVGAEVLP is encoded by the coding sequence ATGCAGCTCGCCCGATCCGGGGCCGGCGTGCGCGCGCGAGCATGCGCCGCTGCCGCCGCGCTCCTCCTTCCGGCCACGTCCGCCGGCGCGCAGCGCTCGGCCGACGCGCTCGACTCCCTCGTCAGCGCCGCGCTCGCGGCCAGCCCGCTCGTGCGCGCCGCGGCGGCCCGCGTCGATGCGGCCGCGGCGCGCGTCGGTCCGGCCGGCGCACGCCCGGACCCGATGCTGATGGCCGGCGTGCAGAACCTCCCGCTCTCCGCGCCGGGCTTCGCCGACGAGATGACGATGGCGATGGTCGGCGTCGGCCAGACCGTCACGCTCCCGGGCAAGCGCGCGCTCCGTCGCACCGCCGCCGAGCGCGAGGTCGACGCGGCGCGCGCGGAGGTGGCACGCGTGCGGCTCGACGTCGCACGCGACGTGCGCACGGCCTACCTCGATCTCGCCTACCTCGATCGCGCGCTGACGCTCGTCGCGCGCAACCGGACGCTGCTCGTCGAGCAGGTGCGCGTCGCCGAGTCGCGCTACGGCAGCGGGGCCGACCTGGCGCTCGCTCCGACCACCTCGATGGCGTCGCGCGCCGCGCCCCTCGCGATGCCGACGACGGGCGCACCCATGGCGGCGGCGCGTGCCGCCACGCCGCGCGTCAGCGCATCGGCATCCGCTCCCGCCATGGGAGGCATGGGCAGCATGGGGGCCGGCGGTGGCGACGGCACGCCGATGCTGCCTGCGGCCATGCCGGCCGTGAACGCCGCGCCGGCGGTGATGGGCGGCGCGATGCGCGCGCCGATGCCGGGCGGCGCGCTCCAGGAGATCCTGCGCGCGCGCGCGGAGGTCGCCCGGCTCGCGGAGGACGCCGCGGCGCTGGTCGAGGAGCGGCGCGCGGTGCTCGCACGGCTGAACGCGGCGCTCGACCGCCCCTCCGCGACGCCGGTCGACGCGACCGTGGTGCCCGCGCGCATCGTGCGCGCCGCCGTCGCCCCCTCCGCGCGTGAGGTCCGCTTCACCTCCGCCGCACTCGGCGCGCGCGCGGCCGGGTCGCCGCTCCCCTCCGTCGAGACGCTGCAGGCGCTCGCGACGGAGCGGAGCCCGATCCTCCGCACGCACGAGGCCCTCATCGCCGCGCAGCGCGCGCGCGTCGAGCTCGCGCGGCGCGAGCGGCGCCCCGACCTCGACGTGGCGCTGCAGTACGGCGTGCGGCCACGGCATCCCGACATGATCACCGCGACGGTCTCCGTGCCGATCCCCGTGCAGCGGCGGCGCGTGCAGGACCAGCTGGTCGCGGGCGCGCGCGCGGAGCTGACCGCGCTCGAGGCGGAGCATCACCAGCAGCTGGCCGTGCATGGCGCCGAGATCGCGCGGCTGCACGCGGAGGCCGAGCGCGCGCGGACGCAGCTCGCGCTGCTCTCGTCCGCCGCGATGCCGCAGGCACAGGCGTCGCTCGCCGCGAGCCTCGCCGCGTATCGCGCGGGGCAGGCGGGGCTCGCGGCGGTGCTCGACGCGCACGCCGCGGTCTTCGACCAGGAGACCGCCTACCAGCGCGCGCTCACGGACTTCGCGAGGGCGGTCGCGGAGCTGGAGCGCTCGGTCGGCGCGGAGGTGCTGCCATGA